A genomic region of Manihot esculenta cultivar AM560-2 chromosome 15, M.esculenta_v8, whole genome shotgun sequence contains the following coding sequences:
- the LOC110601109 gene encoding transcription factor MYB102 — protein sequence MGKSACCDKNGLKKGPWTAEEDQKLMDYIQKHGHGKWRTLPKNAELKRCGKSCRLRWTNYLRPDIKRGKFSAEEEEAIIQLHGVLGNKWSAIASRLPGRTDNEIKNFWNTHIKRRLLRMGIDPVTHKPRLDLLQLYSLLNSSLCNSSHQINISSLLGIGSMLNPNLATSLLSTQSNSHDISPGNFQEHQNDNSQVQNQFQSLQPNQIMDSSPQFLNETQLLQANLEQISTSQTNFNCLNSLQSLWQETGKSANMGESLMPNCGYNEMSNQAMMKCSFENISNLGLNSSLLSTPSSSTTPLQSSSTTYVNGGTEDERDSYCSNIMMFDIPSALDVNGLL from the exons ATGGGCAAATCTGCTTGCTGCGATAAAAATGGATTAAAGAAAGGTCCTTGGACTGCTGAGGAAGATCAGAAGTTGATGGACTATATTCAGAAACATGGGCATGGCAaatggcgaactctccccaagaatgcag AGCTTAAAAGATGTGGGAAGAGTTGCAGACTTCGCTGGACTAATTACCTGAGGCCTGACATCAAAAGAGGCAAGTTTTCTGCTGAGGAAGAAGAAGCCATAATACAATTGCATGGTGTTTTGGGAAACAA gTGGTCTGCTATTGCCTCTCGCTTGCCTGGAAGAACAGATAACGAGATCAAGAATTTCTGGAATACCCACATCAAAAGGAGACTATTGAGAATGGGAATTGATCCTGTTACCCATAAGCCACGCCTGGATCTTCTTCAACTATATTCACTTCTCAATTCATCTCTCTGCAACTCCTCTCATCAGATTAATATTTCAAGCTTGCTTGGGATTGGATCCATGTTAAATCCAAATCTAGCCACTTCTCTCTTGTCAACTCAAAGCAACAGCCATGATATTAGTCCTGGAAATTTTCAAGAACACCAAAATGACAATTCGCAAGTTCAAAACCAATTCCAGAGCTTACAGCCAAACCAAATTATGGACTCAAGTCCCCAATTTCTAAATGAAACCCAACTCTTGCAAGCCAATTTGGAGCAAATTTCTACTAGCCAAACCAACTTCAACTGCCTAAATTCTTTGCAAAGTTTATGGCAAGAAACTGGAAAATCTGCTAATATGGGAGAGAGCTTGATGCCAAACTGTGGATATAATGAGATGAGTAACCAAGCCATGATGAAATGTTCATTTGAAAATATATCAAATTTGGGTTTGAACTCATCACTGTTATCAACACCTTCATCGAGCACGACTCCATTGCAGTCTTCGTCGACAACATATGTCAATGGGGGCACAGAAGACGAAAGGGATAGTTACTGTAGCAACATCATGATGTTTGATATTCCCAGTGCTTTGGATGTCAATGGGCTCTTGTAA